The following coding sequences lie in one Bacteroidota bacterium genomic window:
- a CDS encoding PQQ-binding-like beta-propeller repeat protein, protein MKTICTLLISSFLLAASCSKEKTPDVQTDENGVVIAKPILWKTHRHATTVVNNSYTRNPIYHYNNIVVHTTNGNERRRLTMLNSDNGEIIWHWDDHVFPQSTARFIDISYYFQKDHLLTWQMGSRSYCVNLNNGSTHWKIRRENWWDVRIQPYRDNYFFSTVESTNSSNYVVYKAHITDITDGETNVFLEANLSGDFINSNNSKGGVLYSNLTSDPSLIVVTYFEPLPNWFANIFHGLYNTQTNDWVWDRKLLGPPRQSSGVHTPPIVYQNRIYAAYSNSIVCHDIATGVKLWQKEFQGDFAFSGFIIEEDKIIANCEDTYTYCLNPQTGEQLWRTQSAGTSSPISYLNGVVYFAGGSTGRLHAIEVATGKMLWSINVDRLGEKGGMFSYNGIYVLPASGGKPAKVIALSGLYAYCFEAAK, encoded by the coding sequence ATGAAAACAATATGTACACTATTGATTTCAAGTTTTCTCCTTGCTGCCTCGTGCAGCAAGGAGAAAACTCCTGATGTGCAAACCGATGAAAATGGGGTTGTTATAGCGAAACCCATTTTATGGAAAACGCATCGACATGCCACAACTGTTGTTAACAATAGTTACACCCGAAATCCCATTTATCACTACAATAATATTGTCGTACACACGACTAATGGCAATGAAAGAAGAAGACTGACCATGTTAAATAGTGATAATGGCGAAATAATCTGGCATTGGGATGATCATGTTTTTCCACAATCAACAGCCAGATTTATTGATATCAGTTATTACTTTCAAAAAGATCATTTACTCACCTGGCAGATGGGAAGCCGAAGTTATTGTGTTAACCTCAACAATGGCTCTACACATTGGAAAATACGAAGAGAAAATTGGTGGGATGTAAGAATTCAGCCTTACAGGGATAATTATTTCTTTTCGACAGTTGAGTCAACAAACAGCAGTAACTATGTTGTTTATAAAGCTCATATTACTGACATAACAGATGGTGAAACCAATGTATTTCTTGAGGCTAATTTGTCAGGGGATTTCATAAATAGTAATAATTCAAAGGGCGGGGTGCTGTATTCCAACCTTACATCCGACCCCAGTTTAATAGTTGTTACCTATTTTGAGCCTTTGCCGAATTGGTTTGCCAATATTTTTCATGGTCTTTACAACACTCAAACCAATGATTGGGTTTGGGACAGAAAACTATTGGGGCCACCAAGGCAGAGTTCAGGTGTTCATACGCCGCCAATTGTGTATCAAAACAGAATTTATGCGGCTTATAGCAATAGTATTGTATGTCATGATATTGCCACTGGTGTTAAACTTTGGCAAAAGGAATTTCAAGGAGACTTTGCTTTTTCAGGCTTTATCATTGAGGAGGATAAAATCATTGCCAATTGCGAGGATACCTATACCTATTGCCTGAATCCGCAAACAGGTGAACAATTGTGGAGAACCCAATCGGCCGGTACTTCAAGTCCTATAAGCTATTTAAACGGGGTAGTCTATTTTGCAGGAGGCTCAACCGGACGTTTGCATGCCATTGAAGTGGCAACAGGCAAAATGCTTTGGAGCATCAATGTGGATCGTTTGGGTGAAAAAGGGGGTATGTTTAGTTACAATGGCATTTATGTTTTACCTGCTTCGGGCGGCAAACCCGCCAAAGTAATAGCTTTATCCGGTCTGTATGCCTATTGTTTTGAGGCAGCCAAATAA
- a CDS encoding T9SS type A sorting domain-containing protein — MKKFFNTFLLILALGASNAHGQGQFTLQTDTVWVTDTVKIHQNMVVPAGLTLSIQAGVVVEFQGNYSIDVYGKLMAIGTPANSILFTVSDTTMFADTTTLSGGWGGLRFLQNQTDTSVLSYCSFKYGKAVVPGAFWFLGGEDNKGGAVYANGYKSLVISKSLFERNHANYYGGAIYVKNVQKFVLTDNIFRRNSTYDYGGGVAAEYSNLWIEGNLFQSNIAMKVQGSFWGPMGSGSGGGFYAGLGTLGTIISNKFFNNLSVSGALYETAYNVSVVNNLIANNRSIGLMNGHGYGISRYVNNTVVNNLYTVPGTPGFFYSSPHLIMRNNIIQGNTSSFGEPFQVWTVNSQFVNLSYSCIADPPVYYYGEGNIAGPPLFVNPTLGSGLGYDGSLADWSLLDNSPCVNTGTPDTTGLGLPATDLLGNPRIFGGRIDMGAIENQHVVVALPQNPLVNARVQVYPNPFRGSPRIVVNDASRLSSMELYNQKGQLMGKIELSMLNNGAIYELSKLPNGLYLLRTRFADGSIETTKLIKE; from the coding sequence ATGAAAAAATTTTTTAACACATTTTTATTAATCCTTGCTCTGGGCGCTTCAAATGCGCATGGTCAAGGGCAGTTTACCCTGCAAACCGACACTGTTTGGGTGACCGATACGGTTAAGATTCACCAAAACATGGTTGTGCCGGCAGGCCTTACCTTAAGCATACAGGCGGGGGTTGTAGTCGAATTTCAAGGCAATTACAGCATTGATGTTTATGGTAAACTCATGGCCATTGGCACGCCTGCAAACAGTATACTTTTCACCGTGAGCGACACCACTATGTTTGCCGACACAACCACCCTGAGTGGCGGATGGGGTGGTTTGCGCTTTCTGCAGAACCAAACCGATACTTCAGTCTTAAGCTATTGCAGCTTCAAATATGGCAAGGCTGTTGTTCCGGGTGCTTTTTGGTTTCTTGGAGGCGAGGATAACAAAGGTGGCGCTGTGTATGCCAATGGCTACAAAAGCCTGGTTATTTCAAAATCGCTGTTCGAAAGAAACCATGCCAACTATTATGGAGGCGCTATTTATGTAAAAAACGTGCAAAAGTTTGTACTTACCGATAACATCTTCAGGCGAAACAGTACCTACGATTACGGGGGGGGCGTTGCCGCTGAGTATTCCAATCTTTGGATAGAGGGCAACCTGTTTCAATCCAATATTGCGATGAAAGTTCAAGGGTCATTTTGGGGACCAATGGGTTCAGGAAGTGGTGGAGGATTTTACGCTGGTCTTGGTACTCTGGGAACAATTATCAGCAACAAATTTTTTAACAACTTGAGTGTAAGTGGGGCATTGTATGAAACTGCCTATAACGTTTCGGTGGTTAACAACCTTATTGCAAACAATCGGTCCATTGGCTTGATGAACGGTCATGGATATGGCATCTCAAGGTATGTCAACAATACAGTTGTTAACAACCTGTACACTGTACCAGGAACTCCAGGATTTTTTTATAGTAGTCCGCATTTAATAATGCGCAATAATATTATTCAAGGCAACACATCAAGCTTTGGAGAACCTTTTCAGGTTTGGACAGTTAATTCCCAATTCGTTAACCTTTCCTATTCCTGCATTGCCGACCCTCCTGTTTATTACTATGGCGAGGGCAACATTGCCGGGCCGCCCCTGTTTGTGAATCCTACCCTGGGCTCGGGGCTGGGCTACGATGGCTCTTTGGCCGATTGGTCGCTGTTGGATAACTCGCCCTGCGTGAATACCGGCACACCCGATACCACAGGGCTTGGCTTGCCCGCCACCGACCTTTTGGGCAATCCGCGTATTTTCGGTGGCCGCATTGATATGGGTGCCATCGAAAACCAACACGTGGTGGTGGCTCTGCCCCAAAACCCGCTGGTAAACGCCCGTGTGCAGGTTTATCCCAATCCTTTCCGTGGCAGCCCGCGTATTGTGGTCAACGATGCCTCGCGCCTCAGCAGTATGGAGCTCTACAACCAAAAGGGGCAACTGATGGGCAAAATTGAACTGTCAATGCTAAACAATGGGGCGATTTACGAGCTGTCGAAGCTCCCGAACGGCCTCTACCTGCTGCGTACCCGCTTTGCTGATGGCAGCATCGAAACCACAAAGCTTATCAAAGAATAA
- the recO gene encoding DNA repair protein RecO, protein MSHQSRGIVLQQLRYSDSSLIVRIYSEQHGLLTFMVKGAYSRRSRFRPALFQPLNLVDFVANVNPAKDFQYFSEVAVTYPYHSIPNLPDKRTMALFLAELLSKTLMEQGPNPMLFGFLHSSLQWFDLQDAHYTDFHLYFMLELSRFLGFYPRLQAEPDWQVFDLLDGSFRRQPAGLNYYINRDEALLLRKLAETSLQDLHKLDFNLIQRRRLLEILILYYQLHLPVFRGLQSHEVLRTVLG, encoded by the coding sequence ATGAGCCACCAAAGCAGGGGCATTGTGCTGCAACAGTTGCGCTACAGCGATAGCAGCCTCATCGTCAGGATCTACAGCGAGCAGCACGGATTGCTGACCTTTATGGTCAAAGGAGCTTACAGCCGCCGTTCCCGATTCAGGCCTGCCTTGTTTCAGCCCCTCAACCTGGTGGATTTTGTGGCCAACGTCAACCCTGCCAAAGACTTTCAGTATTTTTCGGAAGTAGCTGTGACCTACCCCTACCACAGCATTCCTAACCTGCCCGACAAACGGACAATGGCGTTGTTTTTGGCCGAACTGCTCTCAAAAACCCTGATGGAACAAGGACCCAACCCGATGCTGTTCGGCTTTTTGCACAGCAGCCTGCAATGGTTCGACCTTCAAGATGCACACTATACCGATTTTCATCTTTATTTCATGCTCGAGCTCAGCCGTTTTCTGGGCTTCTATCCACGCCTGCAGGCCGAACCGGACTGGCAGGTATTCGACCTGCTCGATGGCAGCTTCCGCAGGCAACCGGCCGGACTCAATTACTACATCAATCGCGATGAAGCATTGCTGTTGCGCAAACTTGCCGAAACCAGCCTGCAGGATCTTCATAAACTGGACTTTAACCTGATCCAGCGCCGTCGTCTGCTCGAGATTCTGATCCTTTATTACCAGCTGCACCTGCCCGTGTTTCGTGGATTGCAGTCGCACGAAGTGCTCCGCACTGTTTTGGGATAG
- a CDS encoding right-handed parallel beta-helix repeat-containing protein — protein sequence MKFFIGILIVLSIAVDIFAKSDIHNQQNKTIIWRSDTILVSENIYVPVGTALVINPGTTIIFTGNYEIVVNGKIHAMGASGQPIVFTVSDTTGFADTTNNKGGWGRIRLLNNPIDTSYFFHCHFFYGKAYAEGINPANDMLKGGAIQAINYGSLIIEHSFFRHNKAKYAGAAVFIRNVQKTVIRNNQFTSNEALYEGGAISLNLTHFLIEGNYFSQNIAYNERETWYGTSRKGSGAAIHIHYNSTGNVLNNYFFNNKSVNGVVYETAPEIRIINNLIANNHGYGIVIGGYTLSTSKLINNTIVNNKSTAPGGSGILYYSPFLTMKNNIVSGNEFMVPGWPAVQIFTPENNTSSLSYSCIADPPVYYYGEGNIAGPPLFVNPTLGSGLGYDGSLADWSLLDNSPCVNAGTPDTTGLGLPATDLLGNPRIFGGRIDMGAIENQQVVVALPQNPLVNARVQVYPNPFRGSPRIVVNDASRLSSMELYNQKGQLMGKIELSMLNNGAIYELSKLPNGLYLLRTRFADGSIETTKLIKE from the coding sequence ATGAAATTCTTTATAGGCATTCTCATAGTTCTATCCATAGCGGTTGATATCTTTGCAAAATCAGATATCCATAACCAGCAAAATAAAACTATCATATGGAGAAGTGATACAATACTGGTTTCAGAAAACATTTATGTTCCAGTTGGAACTGCTTTGGTCATAAATCCAGGAACAACAATAATTTTTACAGGTAATTATGAGATTGTAGTTAACGGTAAAATACATGCCATGGGCGCATCAGGGCAGCCAATTGTGTTTACCGTTTCAGATACCACCGGATTTGCTGACACTACAAACAATAAAGGTGGTTGGGGGCGGATTCGCTTACTTAACAATCCCATTGACACATCTTATTTTTTCCACTGTCATTTTTTTTACGGTAAAGCTTATGCCGAAGGAATTAATCCAGCTAATGATATGCTCAAAGGAGGGGCTATTCAGGCGATTAATTATGGATCGCTAATTATTGAACACTCTTTTTTCCGGCATAACAAAGCAAAATACGCAGGAGCTGCTGTATTTATCCGCAATGTGCAGAAAACAGTAATCAGAAACAATCAGTTTACTTCTAATGAAGCACTTTATGAAGGAGGAGCAATTTCGTTAAATTTAACTCATTTTTTGATCGAGGGGAATTATTTTTCACAAAATATTGCATACAATGAGCGGGAAACCTGGTATGGCACTTCCAGAAAAGGAAGTGGAGCAGCAATTCATATTCATTACAACTCAACAGGTAATGTACTGAATAACTATTTTTTTAATAATAAAAGCGTGAATGGAGTTGTATATGAAACGGCGCCTGAAATCCGTATTATTAACAATTTAATTGCCAACAATCATGGATACGGAATTGTAATTGGCGGATATACGCTAAGCACATCAAAACTGATTAATAATACAATTGTCAATAACAAAAGTACAGCGCCGGGAGGTTCAGGTATTCTTTATTACAGTCCGTTTTTAACAATGAAAAACAATATTGTTTCGGGTAATGAGTTCATGGTGCCCGGATGGCCAGCTGTTCAAATATTTACACCGGAAAACAACACCTCTTCTCTTTCCTATTCCTGCATTGCCGACCCTCCTGTTTATTACTATGGCGAGGGCAACATTGCCGGGCCGCCCCTGTTTGTGAATCCTACCCTGGGCTCGGGGCTGGGCTACGATGGCTCTTTGGCCGATTGGTCGCTGTTGGATAACTCGCCCTGCGTGAATGCCGGCACACCCGATACCACAGGGCTTGGCTTGCCCGCCACCGACCTGTTGGGCAATCCGCGTATTTTCGGCGGCCGCATTGATATGGGTGCCATCGAAAACCAACAAGTGGTGGTGGCTCTGCCCCAAAACCCGCTGGTAAACGCCCGTGTGCAGGTTTATCCCAATCCTTTCCGTGGCAGCCCGCGTATTGTGGTCAACGATGCCTCGCGCCTCAGCAGTATGGAGCTCTACAACCAAAAGGGGCAACTGATGGGCAAAATCGAACTGTCAATGCTAAACAATGGGGCGATTTACGAACTTTCGAAGCTCCCGAACGGCCTCTACCTGCTGCGTACCCGCTTTGCTGATGGCAGCATCGAAACCACAAAGCTTATCAAAGAATAA